Proteins encoded by one window of uncultured Ilyobacter sp.:
- a CDS encoding SIR2 family protein yields the protein MTNFINRLRDGENIVLWIGDILGKLMGYPSKRDLAKLIYEDLDKYSKLEVANINSLAEVCQVYLDSVTGSKLKLLNRLRNSYSNSKATSDLLYLFPKSPFISAVVTTNFDTLIENSYGSDIFKVDVQNEFEIEANLPRLYKINGDFEHIDKMLVTKQDFRKLKLLSLYNPLFENLKRELKGKLLLFIGYDLEDPDTREILSFVYDKLGDSKPNAYFVTSSSIINTETINWLNSNEIKLLKQNEMEFLNELKKYLIEKQHIFETTDTPQELSVKKKYR from the coding sequence ATGACAAATTTTATAAATAGATTACGTGATGGGGAAAATATTGTATTATGGATAGGAGATATTTTAGGGAAATTGATGGGTTATCCCAGCAAAAGAGATCTGGCTAAACTTATATATGAGGACTTGGATAAGTATTCAAAATTGGAGGTCGCTAACATCAACTCCTTGGCTGAGGTATGCCAGGTGTATCTAGACAGCGTGACGGGAAGTAAATTGAAGCTCCTTAACAGGTTGAGAAACTCTTATTCAAATTCTAAGGCAACCTCTGATCTTCTCTACTTGTTTCCAAAATCTCCTTTTATTAGTGCAGTTGTAACAACAAATTTTGATACTCTTATTGAAAACTCCTACGGATCTGATATTTTTAAAGTAGATGTACAGAATGAATTTGAAATAGAAGCAAACCTACCTAGGCTCTACAAAATAAATGGTGACTTTGAACATATAGATAAGATGCTGGTTACAAAACAGGATTTTAGAAAGTTAAAATTACTGTCACTTTATAATCCGCTTTTTGAAAATCTCAAACGTGAGCTGAAAGGAAAACTTCTTTTATTTATTGGTTATGATCTAGAAGATCCTGATACAAGAGAGATTTTATCTTTTGTATATGATAAATTAGGTGATTCAAAGCCAAACGCCTATTTTGTAACCTCTTCCTCTATTATAAATACAGAAACTATTAATTGGTTGAATTCCAATGAGATAAAGCTGTTAAAGCAGAATGAAATGGAATTTTTAAATGAGCTAAAAAAATATTTGATAGAAAAACAGCATATTTTTGAAACCACTGACACGCCTCAAGAGTTGTCAGTAAAAAAAAAGTACAGGTAA
- the lon gene encoding endopeptidase La translates to MADNNNITELVSVNEIMPEKLVILPIVTRPVFPNIMIPITFSGGQFLEAIRKVEEKENRLMGLVFTKEVDEVNLFKSKLYDVGTVVKIHKITPISPNTVQIIVQGISRFKKIKTVEETPLLTWNVEYNQESSGAPNDEVRAYMLAIMTSLKEIFKVNPIMQEELKLLMSQVSYDKPSILMDLIAAMLKIESRELQELLEEFNLEERCRKLLILLKKELEISQLQEKIQRQIEDKVSKQQKDYFLREQLKLIKKELGMEKDDKQAEIEKLVERLSEIELSEEAKNVVEEQFEKLKMIDQSSPEYHVTRSYIQSIIELPWGIYSDDRLDVKKARTILDKDHYGLQDVKTNILEFISTIMKTGNVTGSILCLVGPPGVGKTSIGKSIANTLNRKFYRFSVGGMKDEAEIKGHRRTYIGAMPGKIIQALKRVETSNPVIMLDEIDKIGNSYQGDPASALLEVLDPEQNRDFLDHYLDVRYDLSKILFITTANTMDTIPKPLLDRMEVIQLPGYIMEEKLEIAKRFLIPNQMKEHGLTKQEVNINKGAIEDVVDKYAREAGVRNLEKNIRKIMRKTTLRIAEGDVNKVSITKKNLEDFLGQPIFVTEELYQRSVPGVTLGLAWTSMGGATLYIEATGISNKEKGFRLTGQLGSVMKESAEIAHSYVRSYLNKEKDCSEEERSYFDKNTVHLHVPAGATPKDGPSAGITMALALYSLAKGKAVRRDMAMTGELTLTGKVLPIGGIREKTIAARRVGIFNLIIPKDNKKDYERLPDYIKEGVTVHFVDYFEDVIKVAFD, encoded by the coding sequence ATGGCTGATAATAATAACATAACAGAACTTGTTAGTGTCAATGAGATAATGCCGGAAAAACTCGTAATTCTTCCCATTGTAACAAGACCTGTTTTTCCTAATATAATGATTCCTATAACATTTTCAGGGGGACAGTTCCTTGAAGCGATAAGAAAAGTGGAGGAAAAAGAAAATAGGTTGATGGGACTGGTATTTACAAAAGAAGTAGACGAAGTCAATCTTTTTAAATCCAAGCTTTATGATGTGGGAACTGTGGTTAAAATCCACAAGATCACCCCTATTTCTCCAAATACAGTGCAGATAATAGTACAGGGGATAAGCAGATTTAAGAAAATAAAAACGGTAGAGGAGACCCCACTTCTCACTTGGAACGTAGAATATAACCAGGAGTCGAGCGGAGCTCCCAATGATGAAGTACGTGCATACATGCTCGCTATCATGACATCTCTAAAAGAGATATTTAAGGTGAATCCTATAATGCAGGAAGAGCTGAAACTTCTCATGTCTCAGGTCTCCTATGACAAGCCTAGCATACTGATGGATCTCATAGCAGCCATGCTAAAAATTGAAAGTAGAGAACTTCAGGAACTTTTGGAAGAATTCAACCTAGAGGAAAGGTGCAGAAAGCTTCTGATTCTTCTGAAAAAAGAGCTAGAAATATCTCAGCTTCAGGAAAAAATTCAGAGGCAGATTGAAGACAAGGTAAGCAAACAGCAGAAAGATTACTTTCTCAGGGAACAGCTAAAACTCATAAAAAAAGAGCTGGGGATGGAAAAAGATGATAAGCAGGCTGAAATAGAGAAATTGGTAGAGAGATTATCAGAGATAGAGCTTTCGGAAGAGGCTAAGAATGTCGTTGAAGAGCAGTTTGAAAAGCTAAAAATGATCGATCAGAGCTCTCCTGAATATCATGTGACCAGGTCTTATATACAGTCTATAATAGAACTTCCTTGGGGAATATATTCTGATGACAGACTGGATGTAAAAAAAGCTAGAACCATATTAGATAAGGACCATTATGGTCTGCAGGATGTAAAAACAAATATACTTGAATTTATAAGTACTATCATGAAAACAGGGAATGTAACCGGTTCTATACTTTGCCTTGTGGGTCCTCCGGGAGTGGGGAAAACCTCTATAGGTAAATCTATAGCCAATACCCTGAACAGAAAATTTTACAGATTTTCTGTAGGAGGGATGAAGGATGAGGCTGAGATAAAGGGACACAGAAGAACTTATATAGGGGCTATGCCAGGTAAGATAATACAGGCCCTAAAAAGAGTGGAAACTTCAAATCCTGTTATAATGCTAGATGAGATTGACAAAATAGGGAATAGTTATCAGGGAGACCCGGCTTCTGCACTTTTAGAAGTGCTGGATCCAGAGCAAAACAGAGACTTTTTAGATCATTATTTAGATGTTAGGTATGATCTTTCCAAGATATTATTTATAACAACTGCAAATACAATGGATACTATACCAAAACCACTTCTTGACCGTATGGAAGTCATTCAGCTTCCTGGATATATAATGGAAGAGAAGTTAGAGATAGCCAAGAGGTTTTTGATCCCGAACCAGATGAAGGAGCACGGTCTCACAAAGCAGGAGGTAAACATCAATAAGGGAGCTATAGAAGATGTGGTGGACAAGTATGCCAGAGAAGCAGGTGTGAGGAATCTGGAAAAAAATATAAGAAAAATTATGAGGAAAACAACTCTTCGTATAGCAGAGGGGGATGTGAATAAAGTAAGCATTACCAAGAAAAACCTTGAAGACTTTTTAGGTCAGCCAATCTTTGTAACAGAGGAACTCTATCAGAGATCTGTGCCTGGAGTCACACTAGGACTGGCATGGACATCTATGGGTGGAGCTACACTGTATATAGAGGCTACAGGTATAAGTAATAAAGAAAAAGGATTCAGACTCACTGGACAGCTGGGAAGTGTCATGAAAGAATCTGCGGAAATAGCTCACTCATATGTCAGATCCTACCTAAACAAGGAGAAAGACTGTTCTGAAGAGGAGAGGAGCTATTTTGACAAAAATACCGTACACCTTCATGTTCCTGCCGGGGCAACTCCTAAAGACGGACCTTCTGCAGGTATAACAATGGCCTTAGCCTTATATTCTCTCGCAAAGGGGAAAGCTGTAAGAAGGGATATGGCTATGACCGGCGAACTGACACTTACGGGGAAGGTATTACCTATAGGGGGAATAAGGGAAAAAACAATCGCTGCAAGAAGAGTTGGTATTTTTAACCTTATAATCCCAAAGGACAATAAGAAGGATTATGAACGTCTTCCAGATTACATAAAAGAGGGAGTTACAGTTCATTTTGTAGATTATTTTGAAGATGTGATCAAAGTGGCATTTGACTAG